TGCGCTCAAATCAGCCGCTGAAGGAAGTCAAAAAActaacatattcatgttcatctcCTTCATCGTGATCATGCATATTGCAGTTCCCGGAATCTGACGCTGACATCGTGCCGGTACTGTCGGAGCCCGCAGCTGAGTTCTAAGAATCAACAGAAATAGGGGAATGTTGAGCAGCTGAAACCATTGCAGGAGATACAGAGAAAAACGAGCTGATATTCTCAACTCACATTAGTAGCCTGATCAGGAGCAGACGCGGGCTCGAGAGGGAAAACTGCATTTGGACACCGACGCCGACGTCTCAACGCTCGAGTCAGCCCATACGCTCCACGCCAACGCCATCCCTGCTTGAAGAGTACCACTCACGGGAGCACGAACATGATCCCAGCATCTAGCAGTCATCTTATCCAATGCCACGCCACTACGCCGCCCACCATTGCACTTTTGAATTTCGAATCCATTGTACAACTGATGAACACAAAGCCATTTGTACAACTGATGCACACGTGTGTTCATCGTCAGGTAAACCGAACTGGCGCGTGGACACCTCCAGCTTGGATGCTCATACATTTTTTTATTGACAGGGGGGCAACCATTCCTGCAGGAACTAAGCACATGCACGAATGGCTGAGAATTTAGAACTCCTCACAGCAGGCTCGTGCCTTCATTTTGCCATGACTTTATTTGTTCACCATACACCGAACAGGGGAAGAGAATACAGATTCAGTTTGGACAGACAGACATCTGATGACACATACAGCAAAAACTCTCATCATCGAGTGACCCAGGACACAAACTAGGAGGAGTTTTTACAATCAGGAACACACAGACTTGACAGACATCACATGCTAGGCAGTCCTCGACTAGTCGACTACATGCAAAAACACAGTTAACTGTTCACAAACATAACTAATGAACGCAGCAACTGATGAACACAAAGCCATCGTACAACCGAGATGAACAAGTGGGCAACGCGCACTAGAAAATTCTCAAACTGAACCATACTGAAAATGCAATTCTAGTCAAGATGCAATAACACCCAGAGGTGAGGCATGGTGCAGCTGTTGCGGCGGTGACCCTCAACACCATAGTTCTTGCATCTTGCAGGCTTCAAGCGTGATATTGAGTTTCAGTCTATAGGTCTGCATTTTTCCGCAGGCTCGGCTGTGTCGCTTCTTCAACTTTCATCGCTCATATCTGAGGAGGATGAGCACTCAGCAGATAGCCCGTGCTCAGCAGCAAGTCGTCCGGCACCATGTGCACCAGCGCAACCAAGCAGGCTAGATAGCTCCGTCTCCCAACCATCAGCAGGTTCAGTCCAACCTGTCCACGGAGACCATGGTGGTTCAATTTCTTCGGCTATGTCCACTACCTCAGCTGATTCAATTTCTTCGGCCGTtagcaaacaagaacaacaaaagTACTAGCACTGGAATTTCTTTTGTTTTTGCCAGCAACGATCAAAAAGTCAAATCACTTAACAATGCACATCATATTCTCAGTTTGCAAATGATTATTGCTGCATATTTCAGATCTAAATACAGTCGAATGGGATTGAGGTTCGCACCTTTTCGTCCATCCTGGGGCCTGGGGGTTGACTCTGTATGTGGACTGCGCCGACCTAGTCGGTGATGATTTCCGACGCCGGCAGACTCTGTCTCGTGCTTTCTCAGGTCCCTCTTCCCCGAGCCGCTGACCGCATGCAGACCCAGCATTTGAGTCTTCGGGTCGCTACAGTTCGTTCCTCCGGTGGGAAGCAAGATCAGGGGAACCTCGTAATGGTTTTGGTGGAATGTGAAACAAATCACACGAAATACCCAGATCTACAAGAACTGACCTGTCGACGGCGTCGAGAAGAAACTCCATACCCACATCCTCCATTATCCTTGTCCCCGGGTGGCCGGAAGTATCGCCGCCGCGGCTCAGCTTTTCAATCCTTATCTGATCCGTGGCTCAGCGGAAGTTGGACTTTTCTGGTTCACGGACCAGGACGGGAGCGCCCGTCCGCCGTCCCAGCCATACAAAACAACCCCACGATTTCGCAACTGTTTCTTACTGTATTCCCCCGTACACTCTTTTCCTTTTACCCATTGTCAGGTGTGTCAGGGTGATTTATTCCGATCCCGAGACAAATATGGACGCCGAAGATATCGAGAGCAGCTAGGCTCGGGCACCAAAACGCCCCTTCCAATAAAGTTGTATTActttaaaatccaacgaaatattgcgcgcgcaacaagtaatgaaattaaaattttcaaattccaaaaataatatattttttaaactaattacgcatttggtgcatttttttatagttactgcccagttattataattacatcccatttattatttcttaaagtccattttcttgttaggcctaatgcatacctcataggaaagtttgcagcctagcggggcggagaatgacaagttgacccggatattgtgtacaa
The window above is part of the Triticum aestivum cultivar Chinese Spring chromosome 2A, IWGSC CS RefSeq v2.1, whole genome shotgun sequence genome. Proteins encoded here:
- the LOC123188871 gene encoding uncharacterized protein isoform X2, with product MEDVGMEFLLDAVDSDPKTQMLGLHAVSGSGKRDLRKHETESAGVGNHHRLGRRSPHTESTPRPQDGRKGWTEPADGWETELSSLLGCAGAHGAGRLAAEHGLSAECSSSSDMSDES
- the LOC123188871 gene encoding uncharacterized protein isoform X1, encoding MEDVGMEFLLDAVDSDPKTQMLGLHAVSGSGKRDLRKHETESAGVGNHHRLGRRSPHTESTPRPQDGRKAEVVDIAEEIEPPWSPWTGWTEPADGWETELSSLLGCAGAHGAGRLAAEHGLSAECSSSSDMSDES